One window of the Populus trichocarpa isolate Nisqually-1 chromosome 9, P.trichocarpa_v4.1, whole genome shotgun sequence genome contains the following:
- the LOC7488175 gene encoding probable protein phosphatase 2C 55, with the protein MTLCSDLSLETKGQRRVASVFGKLNFCIPKKSFHQSKQTIGMADGVSGESEESIAVYPGIYPRKLMPYCIGMADGVSGESEESSAIDSGIYAIKLMPCCAANRMIDVKYEAARDVNEEATSEFDNLKLVSGCFYLPKKSESRPLGQDAHFHFQTKRTIGVADGVTGRSERSVAIDSGIYARELMSNCVAKLGRKPNGAAVNPKRVLKTAHYKTVSKGSSTACVVSLNGTRLCYANVGDSGFLVFRSNRCVYTSTIKQRRFNHPYQLNNSGRRIIEFDDIADEGEFEVEAGDVVVLGTDGLLDNLFAHEIEDILEKQISCETPHMHPQQIAVAIGVAAEANSRNDLYKSPFSMAAGLAGFECVGGKYDDITVIVARIESSH; encoded by the coding sequence ATGACTCTCTGTTCAGATTTGTCTCTCGAAACCAAAGGGCAAAGAAGAGTAGCTTCTGTGTTTGGCAAACTAAATTTCTGTATACCTAAAAAGAGCTTCCATCAAAGCAAACAGACCATTGGGATGGCAGATGGTGTTAGTGGCGAGTCAGAAGAGAGCATTGCAGTCTATCCTGGAATTTACCCAAGAAAACTCATGCCCTATTGTATTGGGATGGCAGATGGTGTTAGTGGCGAGTCAGAAGAGAGCAGTGCAATCGATTCTGGAATTTACGCAATAAAACTCATGCCCTGTTGTGCTGCAAATCGAATGATCGATGTTAAATATGAAGCAGCAAGGGATGTTAATGAAGAAGCAACTTCTGAATTTGACAACCTAAAACTGGTGTCTGGTTGCTTCTATCTACCAAAGAAGAGCGAGAGCAGGCCGCTCGGACAAGACGCTCACTTCCACTTTCAAACGAAACGGACAATCGGCGTGGCAGATGGTGTTACTGGCAGGTCAGAAAGGAGCGTTGCAATTGATTCTGGGATTTACGCAAGAGAACTCATGAGTAATTGTGTTGCCAAACTGGGTCGCAAACCCAATGGCGCCGCTGTTAATCCCAAACGAGTGTTGAAAACAGCTCATTACAAGACTGTATCAAAAGGGTCTTCCACTGCCTGCGTTGTGTCCCTCAACGGAACCCGTTTGTGCTATGCCAACGTTGGCGATAGCGGGTTTCTTGTTTTCAGGTCTAACCGCTGTGTGTATACCTCAACAATAAAGCAACGTCGCTTTAACCATCCTTATCAGTTAAATAACAGTGGTAGAAGAATTATAGAATTCGATGACATAGCTGATGAGGGTGAATTTGAGGTTGAGGCTGGCGATGTTGTGGTGCTTGGAACTGATGGATTGCTTGATAATCTGTTTGCTCATGAGATTGAAGACATTCTTGAAAAACAGATTTCTTGCGAAACGCCCCATATGCATCCTCAACAGATCGCTGTCGCCATTGGAGTTGCTGCCGAGGCTAATTCACGCAACGATTTATACAAGTCACCATTTTCCATGGCTGCTGGATTGGCTGGATTTGAGTGTGTTGGTGGTAAATATGATGATATTACTGTCATCGTTGCACGGATTGAATCATCTCATTAG